Proteins encoded within one genomic window of Carboxydocella sporoproducens DSM 16521:
- a CDS encoding sigma 54-interacting transcriptional regulator: MVRGGDLMKPKIAVTSSYPELTTLFRRVSEEMATPAIVVEAVLEEAVQKLQEVLNQHKIEVIISRGGTAETLKKNFSIPVINADATDFDILQAFWKARKVSHHIGFFTYDHARLESDFLAGMEEIIGCPIRQFIYSNIKELQEQIIAAKKSGVEVVVGGGNTGVQLAQKAGMHGVLVYTSRRAVVRAFQRALEIIELRQKDLEQTQWLKTIIDHAFDGIVALNQEREITVFNPAAEKILGLPREKVLSRSADTLVSTLLPAPLLMDGTEETEKVLRLGDAQIVFNRVPIMVEGQNIGMVITFQDVTRVQRLEQRIRKELYNKGLISRFNFDDIVYCSSIMEKTIERAKQFGRTDSTVLIIGESGTGKELFAHSMHAISDRRKGPFVAINCAALPENLLESELFGYEEGAFTGARKGGKPGLFELAHGGTIFLDEIGKISLNLQARLLRVLQEKEVRRVGGDRIIPVDVRVISAANEDLNRAVQNGEFRSDLYFRLNVLNLKIPPLRERKEDIPVLINHFLNKFNRKFDKKVTSIPSYLKELMLSYSWPGNVRELENIIERYVILEQNNQASKELECYFKETFQQPDRSEVNCWQGDTITVREGTLEEMELEIIRKLDAKMNGNRTLLAQKLGISRTTLWKKLKEF; the protein is encoded by the coding sequence ATGGTTCGAGGGGGGGATTTGATGAAGCCTAAGATTGCAGTGACTTCGTCTTATCCGGAGCTTACCACCCTTTTCAGACGAGTCTCGGAAGAGATGGCTACGCCTGCTATTGTTGTAGAAGCGGTTTTGGAAGAAGCTGTGCAAAAACTCCAGGAAGTCCTTAACCAGCATAAGATAGAAGTCATTATCAGCCGGGGGGGTACGGCCGAAACACTAAAAAAGAATTTTAGTATCCCGGTGATCAATGCAGATGCTACCGATTTTGATATTTTACAGGCTTTTTGGAAAGCAAGAAAGGTGAGTCACCATATTGGTTTTTTCACATATGACCACGCGCGGCTTGAATCGGACTTTCTGGCTGGTATGGAAGAAATAATAGGCTGCCCGATCCGGCAATTTATCTACAGTAATATAAAGGAACTACAGGAACAAATTATTGCTGCCAAGAAATCAGGAGTAGAGGTAGTAGTAGGCGGAGGTAACACAGGGGTACAGTTAGCACAAAAGGCTGGCATGCATGGTGTCTTGGTTTATACAAGTCGACGGGCCGTAGTCCGTGCTTTCCAAAGGGCTTTGGAAATAATCGAGTTGCGCCAAAAGGACCTCGAACAGACACAGTGGCTTAAGACTATTATTGATCATGCTTTTGATGGAATAGTAGCATTGAATCAGGAAAGAGAGATAACGGTCTTTAATCCAGCAGCGGAAAAAATCCTGGGATTGCCCAGGGAAAAAGTGTTAAGCCGGTCGGCAGATACTCTTGTATCAACACTTTTGCCGGCCCCTCTTTTAATGGACGGTACAGAAGAAACGGAGAAGGTGCTGCGTCTTGGTGATGCCCAGATTGTCTTTAACCGGGTGCCAATTATGGTAGAAGGGCAGAATATTGGCATGGTTATTACTTTTCAGGATGTTACCAGGGTGCAGAGGCTGGAACAACGCATCAGGAAAGAACTCTACAATAAAGGTCTGATCTCCAGGTTTAATTTTGACGATATTGTTTACTGCAGTAGTATCATGGAAAAAACAATTGAACGGGCCAAACAGTTCGGTCGGACTGACTCTACTGTATTGATTATTGGTGAGAGCGGTACTGGTAAAGAACTATTTGCCCATAGTATGCATGCTATCAGTGACAGACGGAAGGGGCCTTTTGTTGCTATAAATTGTGCAGCCTTGCCGGAAAACCTTTTGGAAAGTGAACTTTTTGGTTATGAAGAAGGGGCTTTTACCGGGGCAAGAAAAGGCGGTAAGCCGGGGTTGTTTGAGTTGGCTCATGGTGGAACTATATTTCTTGATGAAATAGGAAAGATATCGTTGAACTTGCAGGCTAGGCTTCTAAGAGTATTGCAGGAAAAGGAAGTTAGGCGGGTTGGCGGAGATCGGATTATCCCCGTCGATGTGCGGGTTATCTCAGCGGCAAACGAAGATTTAAACCGGGCGGTTCAAAATGGAGAATTCCGATCGGATTTATATTTCCGTCTGAACGTCCTTAATTTGAAAATTCCGCCGCTGAGGGAAAGAAAAGAGGACATCCCGGTATTGATTAACCACTTTTTAAATAAATTTAATAGGAAATTTGATAAAAAAGTAACATCAATCCCTTCATATTTAAAGGAATTGATGTTAAGTTATTCTTGGCCGGGAAATGTGAGGGAATTGGAGAACATCATCGAGCGTTATGTTATTCTGGAACAAAATAACCAGGCCTCTAAGGAATTGGAGTGCTATTTTAAGGAAACCTTTCAACAGCCTGACAGGTCAGAGGTTAACTGCTGGCAAGGTGACACAATTACAGTTCGGGAGGGAACATTGGAAGAAATGGAGTTAGAAATCATTAGAAAGCTTGATGCAAAAATGAATGGAAACAGGACTCTTTTGGCTCAAAAACTTGGTATAAGTCGTACCACTCTTTGGAAGAAGTTAAAAGAATTTTAA